TTCCCCCTGTCTTTTTTGCAAAATCTACCGATTGTATCTGTATTTTCAAATCTGACGGATTATTGCTTGTAGCAAGCGCTTCCTCCATAGTAATAACATCATTCTTATAAAGTGATAGAAGTGACTGGTTAAATGATTGCGTTTTGTAAAAAGAAGAACTATCTTCTATCGCTTTTGAAATTTGTCCTGTTTTGCTTTCTGCAATTAATGATTTTATAAAAGGTGTATTTATCATTATTTCCATAGCAACAACCATACCTTTTTCATCTTTTCTTTTAATAAGACGCTGTGCAACAACTGCGATTAGAAACAGTGAAACTTGAAATCTAACTTGTGATTGCTGTTCTACAGGAAATGAATCAATTATTCTATCAATTGTCTGTTTTGTGTCATTCGTATGCAATGTTGATATAACAAGATGTCCTGTTTCAGCAGCGGTAATAGCGGTTGAAATTGTTTCAGGGTCACGCATTTCGCCGACAAGAATAACATCCGGGTCCTGTCTTAATGCTGATTTTAACGCTGTTCCAAATGTTTGAGTGTCCATACCAATTTCTCTTTGGTTTATTATTGATTTTTTATCTGTGTGAACAAACTCAATCGGGTCTTCAATTGTAATAACATTTTTTTTGGATGTTTCATTAATTTCATTTATTATTGCCGCTTGAGTTGTTGATTTCCCGCTACCAGTGGGACCTGTTACAAGAACCAGTCCTTGTTTAGTCATAGCTATATCTTTCAATACAGAAGGTATGTTTAAACTATCAATAGAGGGAATTATCATGGGTATCATTCTAAATACAACCCCATAATTCCCCTTTTGTATAAAAAGAGCTCCCCTGAATCTTGCTATTCCAGACAGTTCACAAGCAAAATCATATTCTTTGTTTTCTTGCATTTTCTTTTCTTCATCAATCCCTATATATTTTGAAATTAACTCTTTTATCTTTGCAGACGTAAGTTTCTCACCGTCTACAAGCGGCTCAATATCACCGTGAATACGAACCATTGGAGGTAAACCGGCTTTTAAATGTAAATCGGTTCCTTTCTTTTCAATAACCAATTTTAAGAGTTCTTCAATATTCATTTTAATATACGCGAAACTGACCTGCCTACCGGCAGGTAGGCGCTAAATGTTTTACGCCTGTTTTGCGCTCCTCTTTACCTCTTTGTTATCCACTAAGCTCCTAATCGAAGAGCGAAGAAGTTGTTGAGCAGAACTTCACGGAGTTCCGCTTAAAACATTCAGCGGAACGAGTGAGAGTGCCCCGACGTAACGTCGGGGACAACGGTTCTGTGAGACAAGCTCCCGAACGGCTATCTGCCGGAAATTGCTGCTTTTACCATCTCCGGATTATGCGCTTTCGCTAAAGCATCTTCCATTTTTATCAATCCATCCCTAACAAGACCACCAAGAACTTTATCGAGAGATATCATTCCTGCTTTTGCCCCTACTTCTATTGTCTGATATAACTGGTGCGTTTTACCTTCTCTTATAAGATTTGAAATTGCAGGGGTAGCTATCATAATCTCTCTTGCTGCAATTCTCGAGTTACCATCAACAGTTTGAATAAGCGTTTGAGATATAACCGCTTGAAGTGAAGTGGAAAGCTGCATTCTTACCTGTTGCTGCTGGTGCGGCGGAAAAACATCAATGATTCTATCAACTGTTGAAGGAGCATCGGTTGTGTGAAGTGTAGCGAAAACAAGGTGCCCGGTTTCGGCAATTGTTATTGCTGCTCCGATTGTTTCAAGATCTCTCATTTCACCTACAAGTACTATATCGGGATCTTCTCTAAGAGCATGTTTTAATGCCGCACCGAAAGAAAGTGTATGTTGCCCGACTTCTCTTTGAGTAACAACACAACCTTTTGATTCATAAACAAACTCAATAGGATCCTCAACAGTAAGAATATGGTCCTTCCTGGTTGTATTTACAAGATCCATCAAACAAGCGAGCGTCGTTGACTTACCGCTGCCAGTAGGTCCTGTTACAAGTACAAGTCCTCTTGCCAAACCTGCAAGTTTTGTAATTGCTTCCGGTAAACGTAATTGTTCAGGTGACGGTATTTTAGAAGAAATTACACGGAGTACAGCACCAATGCCATTTCTGTGCATTAAAACATTTACCCTGAATCTTGAAACATTAGGTAAATTAAAAGAACAATCTAATTCAAGGTCTTCTTCAAATTTCTTCTTTTGTTCATCATACAACATTGAATAGATTAACCGCTTTGCTTCATCAGGATTTATTATATCGGCAAATCCTTCAATAGTCTTCATTTCACCGACATGGCGGCACATAGGTGGTTTGCCTACAACGATATGTATATCCGAAGCCCCCTTTTTTACTGCTGTAGTCAAAATGTCAAAAATTTCCATTTATCCTCCTGTATTTTATCTATATGAACAAATTAGGCACGCCAAGGGCGTGCTACTACAAACATTGATATTCTTATTCATCAAGATAGATTCCCACTTTCGTGGGAATGACACGCCATGATAGATTGTCATTCCCGAGTGTCTCAATCGGGAATCCACAACATCGAAATTCTTATGCATCAAGTTATGCCCGCCACTGAACCGTTGGCGGGCAACGACAAAAAC
This sequence is a window from Elusimicrobiota bacterium. Protein-coding genes within it:
- a CDS encoding type IV pilus twitching motility protein PilT, with product MNIEELLKLVIEKKGTDLHLKAGLPPMVRIHGDIEPLVDGEKLTSAKIKELISKYIGIDEEKKMQENKEYDFACELSGIARFRGALFIQKGNYGVVFRMIPMIIPSIDSLNIPSVLKDIAMTKQGLVLVTGPTGSGKSTTQAAIINEINETSKKNVITIEDPIEFVHTDKKSIINQREIGMDTQTFGTALKSALRQDPDVILVGEMRDPETISTAITAAETGHLVISTLHTNDTKQTIDRIIDSFPVEQQSQVRFQVSLFLIAVVAQRLIKRKDEKGMVVAMEIMINTPFIKSLIAESKTGQISKAIEDSSSFYKTQSFNQSLLSLYKNDVITMEEALATSNNPSDLKIQIQSVDFAKKTGGTK
- a CDS encoding type IV pilus twitching motility protein PilT → MEIFDILTTAVKKGASDIHIVVGKPPMCRHVGEMKTIEGFADIINPDEAKRLIYSMLYDEQKKKFEEDLELDCSFNLPNVSRFRVNVLMHRNGIGAVLRVISSKIPSPEQLRLPEAITKLAGLARGLVLVTGPTGSGKSTTLACLMDLVNTTRKDHILTVEDPIEFVYESKGCVVTQREVGQHTLSFGAALKHALREDPDIVLVGEMRDLETIGAAITIAETGHLVFATLHTTDAPSTVDRIIDVFPPHQQQQVRMQLSTSLQAVISQTLIQTVDGNSRIAAREIMIATPAISNLIREGKTHQLYQTIEVGAKAGMISLDKVLGGLVRDGLIKMEDALAKAHNPEMVKAAISGR